In the genome of Acidovorax sp. 69, the window GGGCGCGGTGATGTCGTTCGTGGCCACCTTGCTGGTGCTGGTGTTCTTTGTCACCTCGGGCGACTCGGCCACGTTGGTGCTGGGGATGATGAGCACGGGCGGGCAAGAGAACCCGTCTGCGCGCGTCAAGATCATCTGGGGCGTGCTGGTCTCGGGCATCGCCATCAGCCTGCTGCTGGCCGGCGGCGTGAAGGCGGTGCAGACCGCCACCATCGTGTTCGCCTTGCCGTTCACCCTGGTCATCTTGCTGATGGCATGGGCGCTGTGGCGCGGCGTGAAGGCCGACTGGGAGGCCGACGACCGCCGCGACCGCGCACTGCGCCGCCGCATGCGCGAGATGGTGGAGCCACCGGCTGCCACCAAGGCCCCGCCACCGGCCTCACCGTAACGTTTTGCGCCTTTGATGCTGCCAGCGCCCGTCTGTTATGAGCTGGCAGCTATGAAAAACAGAGTGACACAAAAGACGCTGCCGGGGCGCGTGAGGGTGCGTCTATCATCCGCACCCACACCTGTGGTGCGGCGGCTGTCCGGGCATGTTCGGCACCGCTCCCCCTGACGCAGCCGACCGGCACCCGACACACGATCTCCTCCTCCCATGCAAATGCTCCTGTCCGCCTGGCCTGCCATGGTCCTGCTGTTGCCCGTGCTGTGGCTGGTGTCGGCCGTCGTGTTTCTGGCCAAGGGCAACCGGCGGGCGTTTGCGCAGCTGATGGCCCTGCTGGCCTGCTTTCTGATCGGCGCGCTGCTGATGGAGTTCTTCACCTTCATGGGGGCCCTCATGGCCCGCTCGGGCAGCCCGCAAGCCACCCCTGCGTTGGGCACCGGCACGCGCCAGTTGCTGGAGACCATCGCCAACCCGCGCTCCATCACCGCGCCGCCGCTGTCGCTGGCGGCGTTTGCGGCGTACAGCATTCCGGCAGGCTATCTGTGGCTGCTGGTCGCCTGGGTGCTGCACCTGCGGGGCAAGAAGTCGGGCCCCGCCAAGAAGAAGTCCACCAAAACCCCGCGCAAGGCGGCCAAGGACTGAAATTTGGGTATTTCTACCTTCTAGCGCTTGATGAATAAGCGCCTGCAGCTATTAATTAGGTAGCAGCGTCACGCCATGGCTTGACGCAAGGCAAAGCCCGCCCAGGCCCGCCCACCCACAATGGCGCGTGGCCTCCCCGCACCGGGGCAGGCGCTTTTTTTTTCACGCCATGACCACCCACCACAGCGACGTGCTCATCGTCGGCGCAGGCCCGGCGGGCCTGTCGCTGGCCATCTCCCTGGCACAGGCCGGGTTCACCGCCACCGTGGTGGAGCAGCAGAGCGACCGCGCGCTGGCCGCACCGGCGCCCGACGGCCGCGAGATCGCCCTCACCCACCCCAGCCGCGACACCTTGCAACGCCTGAGCTCCTGGGCCCTGCTGGCCGACCATGAGGTGGGCACCATCCGCGAAGCCCAGGTGCATGACGGCCCGCTGGGCCACCACGGCGCGCTGCAACTGAACACCCAGGGGCGCCCCGCAGGCGCCGCGCCCGGCGCGCTGGGCTTCATCGTGCCCAACCATGCGCTGCGCCGCACCGCCTATGCCGTGGCGGTGCGCACGCCGGGTGTACAGCTGATCACCAGCGCCCAGGTCACGCGCGTGGCCACGCTGGCCAGCCATGCAGAACTGGACCATGTCCCCGCCAGCCCTGCAGGCGCGCACTCTGCGGTGGGCGCTCCGCCCCATCGCCTGACAGCCCCGCTGCTGGTGGCGGCCGACAGCCGCTTCTCGGCCACGCGCCGCCAGTTGGGCATGGGCGCGCAGATGACCGATTTTGGCCGCACCGTCATCGTCTGCCGCATGCGCCACGCCCTGCCGCACGGCGGCGTGGCGCACGAGTGTTTTGGCTACGAGCGCACGCTGGCCGTGCTGCCCCTGCCCGACGACCCGCAGTATGGGTTCCCCCTGTGCTCGGTCGTGGTCACGGCAGGAGCGGCCGACGCCGCCGCGCTGATGGCACAGAGCCCGGACGCATTCGCCGCCCAGGTGCAGGCCCAGTTCAACGACCAACTGGGGGCCATGGTGCTGGTGGGCGATCGCCACGCCTACCCGCTGGTGGCCGTGTATGCGCAGCGTTTTGCAGCCCACCGCTGCGCGCTGCTGGGCGACGCCGCCGTGGGCATGCACCCCGTCACGGCCCATGGCTACAACCTGGGCCTGGCCGGGGTGGAGAGGCTGACCGCCGCACTGGTCAGCGCGCGCCAGCGGGGGCAGGACACGGGCAGCGCCGACGCACTCGCACCCTATGCCCAGGGCCACCACCGCCACGCCTGGCCCATTTACCAGGGCACCAACGCCATCGTGCGGCTGTACACCGACGCACGCCCCGTGCCACGCCTGCTGCGGCAACTGGTGCTGCAGGGCGCCCGGCACCTGCCTCCGCTGCAGGCGGCCATCGTGGGGCAGCTCACGGGCCAGGCGCCCCGGTGGATGCGGGTGCTGTCGCCCAGACAGGCGACAGCGCTGCACAAGACCTAGGGATCCTGTGCACGAATCAAGTGGTCAGGGTGCGCTGCGGATCGGGACGGGCTGCAAGGCGCAGAACGCAAAACGCAAAACGTAGCAATAGCGGTAGCCATTGCGAGTATTTGCAACACGGCAGACCGCCCGGGGCCGCAGATGCACACGGCACGCTGATTCGTGCAGAGGGTCCCTGGCCATTGCGGCTCAGGCGGGTCTGTCTCTTCCTCCATCGGGTCGGCATCATTGGACGTCCACACCGGTTCGGGCTGAACCTGTCGAAGCCTCGCGCGGGGCTCACACAGG includes:
- a CDS encoding BCCT family transporter is translated as GAVMSFVATLLVLVFFVTSGDSATLVLGMMSTGGQENPSARVKIIWGVLVSGIAISLLLAGGVKAVQTATIVFALPFTLVILLMAWALWRGVKADWEADDRRDRALRRRMREMVEPPAATKAPPPASP
- the ubiM gene encoding 5-demethoxyubiquinol-8 5-hydroxylase UbiM, with amino-acid sequence MTTHHSDVLIVGAGPAGLSLAISLAQAGFTATVVEQQSDRALAAPAPDGREIALTHPSRDTLQRLSSWALLADHEVGTIREAQVHDGPLGHHGALQLNTQGRPAGAAPGALGFIVPNHALRRTAYAVAVRTPGVQLITSAQVTRVATLASHAELDHVPASPAGAHSAVGAPPHRLTAPLLVAADSRFSATRRQLGMGAQMTDFGRTVIVCRMRHALPHGGVAHECFGYERTLAVLPLPDDPQYGFPLCSVVVTAGAADAAALMAQSPDAFAAQVQAQFNDQLGAMVLVGDRHAYPLVAVYAQRFAAHRCALLGDAAVGMHPVTAHGYNLGLAGVERLTAALVSARQRGQDTGSADALAPYAQGHHRHAWPIYQGTNAIVRLYTDARPVPRLLRQLVLQGARHLPPLQAAIVGQLTGQAPRWMRVLSPRQATALHKT